A region from the Triticum aestivum cultivar Chinese Spring chromosome 3D, IWGSC CS RefSeq v2.1, whole genome shotgun sequence genome encodes:
- the LOC123075066 gene encoding cytosolic sulfotransferase 5 — translation MASSPQSSSSSAPKADDEAASHKEIYDQLLEAVSTYPTAPSGIGRPYTRHPDGWYAFTPAVVNAMVIKRHLKARDTDVFLATFPKSGTTWLKALLFATLRRTADGPALAPLAAHSPHQLIPFLEFQVFANGRIPDLSSLPAPRLLMTHIPSRSLPESVATSGCKVVYLCRDPKDCFVSLWHFWNRFAASPWDLGEALLQFCDGVSLFGPFWEHVLGYWRWHVERPEQVLFLTYEELAADTVGQLRRLAAFVGCPFTAEEREARVDREIVEACAMESLAGLEVNRSGKTAMTETSVANNIFFRRGVVGDWQNHLTPEMARRIDEITESKFRGSGLALTPATADQN, via the coding sequence ATGGCGTCCTCTCCacaatcctcctcctcctctgcaccCAAAGCCGACGACGAGGCAGCGTCCCACAAAGAAATCTATGACCAGCTCCTAGAGGCCGTGTCCACCTACCCGACGGCGCCCAGCGGCATCGGCCGCCCATACACCCGCCACCCGGACGGCTGGTACGCGTTCACGCCGGCCGTCGTGAACGCCATGGTCATCAAGCGGCACCTCAAGGCGCGCGACACCGACGTCTTCCTCGCCACCTTCCCCAAGTCCGGCACCACCTGGCTCAAGGCGCTCCTGTTTGCGACCCTCCGCCGCACCGCGGACGGCCCAGCACTCGCGCCGCTCGCAGCCCACAGCCCCCACCAGCTCATCCCTTTCCTTGAGTTCCAGGTCTTCGCCAACGGCCGGATCCCTGACCTGAGCTCCCTCCCCGCGCCGCGGCTCCTGATGACGCACATCCCGTCCCGGTCGCTGCCGGAGTCCGTGGCAACCTCCGGCTGCAAGGTGGTGTACCTGTGCCGGGACCCCAAGGACTGCTTCGTGTCGCTCTGGCACTTCTGGAACAGGTTCGCGGCGTCGCCGTGGGACCTCGGCGAGGCGCTCCTGCAGTTCTGCGACGGCGTTTCGCTGTTCGGGCCATTCTGGGAGCACGTGCTGGGCTACTGGCGCTGGCACGTGGAGAGGCCGGAGCAGGTTCTCTTCCTGACCtacgaggagctcgccgccgacacGGTCGGTCAGCTGAGGCGCCTCGCTGCGTTTGTCGGGTGCCCGTTCACGGCAGAGGAGCGGGAAGCCAGGGTAGACAGGGAGATCGTGGAGGCATGCGCCATGGAGAGCCTGGCGGGACTAGAGGTGAACCGGTCCGGGAAGACCGCCATGACCGAGACGTCAGTGGCGAACAACATATTCTTCCGGCGCGGTGTCGTTGGCGACTGGCAGAACCACCTGACGCCGGAGATGGCGAGAAGGATCGATGAGATCACCGAGAGCAAGTTCAGAGGATCGGGGTTGGCGTTAACACCGGCAACCGCAGATCAGAACTAG